ACGATACGATCATCTAAAGAATAACAGAACCATGCTTTGGCATCCGTTCCGAAAAGAAGAAATACCGCTCATATTTGACGAAAGCATTGATCCCGAATTTGGAACCGGTGCCGTTAAAATTACTCCAGCACACGACAAATATGATTATGACATGGCCAAGAAACACCGATTACCCTTGGTTGAAGTTATTGATAGTAAAGGTCAAATACTTGAAGGCTTTGGTTCCTTTGGGTCACTTCCGAGGTACGAGGCTCGACAAAAGATGCTAGATTATTTAGCTACTCAGTATCTGCTTAGAGATGTTAAACCTCATTCCATGATACTTCCGGTTTGCTCCCGTTCCAAAGATATTATAGAGTTCCTGTTACGCCCACAATGGTTTGTTCGTTGCAAAGAAATGTCCCAAAGAGCAGTGCAGGCTGTAGAAGCTGGACATCTTGAAATAATCCCGAAACAGTTCGAAAAAGACTGGTTCCGATGGTTGGAAAATTGTCATGACTGGTGCATCTCGAGGCAACTCTGGTGGGGACACCGAATACCGGTCTTCGAGGCAAAAACAAATACCGGTTCTACTTGGATTGCCGCAAAGTGTCTTGACGAAGCAAATTCTAAAGCCCAGGTTGCTTTGAACACGTCTGACTTTACAATCGAACAAGATCCAGACGTCCTTGATACCTGGTTCTCGTCGTCTCTGCTACCATTTTCATCTCTTGGCTGGCCCAAACCCTCGTTTGACCAAGAACGATTCTATCCCTTGGACTTAATGGAAACTGGTCACGATATCCTATTCTTTTGGGTCGCTCGAATGGTAATGCTTGGTCAACAGCTAACAAACCAACTACCATTTAAGCGAATCCTGCTTCATGGTGTAATATGTGATGAGAACGGACGCAAAATGTCCAAAAGCCTTGGAAACGTTATTAAACCGGAACAGGTAATCCACGGAGCCTCCCAGCAGCAGCTCGCTGAAGAAATCGAAACCTCCCATCGGCAAGGAGTTCTTACTAGCAGCGAGCTGAAGAAATCCCTTGCCGGtcaaagaaaaatgtttccTAACGGAATTCCGGAATGTGGAACAGACGCTCTGCGCTTTACTTTATGTTCCTCGAACATCAAGAaccattttattaatttcaacatTCAGGAATGCCATACCAACAAGTTgttctttaataaaatttggcaAGCCGTTCGATACACGTTGAGCagcgttgaaaaattcaatcaagCTGAATTGTGGTTACAGCGTTCCGAAAAGGATAGTCTAAGCGAAATGGATCAATGGATTTTGAGTCGGCTAAGCAATACGATGGTGACCTTTGAAAGTGCCATGAAGACGTTCAACTTTCATCTCGCCACAGCTgccttgaaaacttttttttacaacaatttctGTGATGTTTATCTAGTAAGTAATTCTTTATacacattattcaaaaatacttatttttatcattttctcttTTAGGAAACTACCAAAGTCAACATGAGACAAGAAGCAAACGCCATTGACGCCGCCAAAAACCATTGCCGAGTGCTTCACTACTGCCTTCGGCATGGGCTTTCTCACCTAGAAGTGTTCACACCTTTCCTGGCAGCTGAGCTGCAATCGCATTTACCAGCGTCCCAAGAGGAATGCCATCCATCCGAGTGGATTAATCAACCGTTGGAAAACGAAATCAACCAGTTGCTAGAAATCTGCCAAAGCATTCGTCAAGCCAAAGCTGAGGCACCGGTTCCTATAGCCCGAAAACATCGACCGGTGCTTCACATCCTGTCCAAAACCGATCAGTTGACCAGTCTGCTGCAAAGGCATTTAGCCAACGTTCAACAGTTGACGCTGTGTGACGGTGTCCAGCTACATCGAAGCGAAGATTCGTTTGAAAAGCTGTCTTTTACTGCAAACTCCACGGCTAGTCACGAATGTTGCTTCGGAGTGGTTACCAATTTAACAGGGTCACAAGAAAATGCAGACCAGAAAAGGGGAACTGGCGTCagtaaaaagttattgaaattggAAAGTGAACTAGATCGGTTGCTAGCAACGGTCAACAACGAAGGCTACCGGACACGAGCCAATGAATCCGTACAGAAAAAGCATTCTGAAAAGGTATGTCTGAAGAGTCGTTAGATTTTATTACAAGTACCTTCTAacatagttttcaaaattttcagatcaacCAGCTGCGATTGCAGATCGATAATATGCGGAAGCTGGCCATTTAGTACAATAAAAAGGGAATATAGGTGATTTGATTACCTATGTTAGTGCTTGTGTTAATCGTTAGTAAATAGAGTTTTCAATGTTCTGAAACAATTCGAAACATCCATGACTACAACCAAAAACATCGAGATGGGTaagtttttcgttattttttataacaattcTACAACGGATCTACGTATTGCTAGAGATAAGTGAACGCTGAGAGTCTGGAACTCATATTCTTTACGCCTAGTCAGACTCGTGGTTTTGGGTTTAGCATTCATTCGCAGACGACTTACAGCATTTTTGTAATGGTCTGTAGTAGACAATGTGGTCATATCCGTAGATCTCCAAAACATAATTTGTTCATGTAGCATGTTAGACTTACTGAGAGTTGATCCTTCGATGAAAACGccggtaaaatgaaaaaaaacctcccGAAAGACTACAGAATAGCTTTGAATATTCCATCACAAAGCCCCTAATTTTGTAAACAGGCTTTTTTCCAGAGAGGTTGAAACAACTATAGATTTCTGAGGTAAAAAAGACCATTATAGAGggagcttccaaaaaacctattttataaaaagatggtaaaacgactataatctaaacagaaaaaaatcaagtaatcCATCAAAAACGTTGCGGAAAACGTCATCTAGCATGTGGAGCggactcgacggaacgactggctGGACAAAGATTGTAGgcgggtgatggacgaagagaacgcCGCAAAGTATTGCAAAGAAGCTCCCGTTgaaacgtggaaaatcaccgacagcggaagaggcagcgaatccacattttccaggaaaaaaagtttcgcctgaAGGAGAAGAAGCTCGAGGAGCTGTATCGTTCCCAGGAAACACGAATGTTCTATCAGAAGCTCGATGCATTCCGAAAAAGTCCTCGTGTCATCCGAAATGTGCCGGAATAAGGACAGAGGCATTCTGACGGGCactcgtgaggtgatcaaaaggtgaaaGCAACACTTCGATGAACACATGAACAGCGCACATGCGGAGACCAATACGTCGAATGAAGATACATCGTCGGTATAGCAAACGACGCAGAGGAGCCACTCCTAACaacccggacaagttggcccaTTACcaacaccggttgatggtccgcatctgggacacagaacagctacagGAGGAGTGAGAGGAGAAGCTACATCTGTAAGAagggactgtgagaactacagagcgatcactgtccttaATGCCAACAAAGTGTCGTTCCAAATCCTACAACACAAGCAAATAATTTCGTGGGAATTCACCAGGCCTTCTTCATGGAGTTACGATTTACAACTGACCAGATCTTAATACTACAGCAAATCCTCttaaaatgccgtgaacaccaagtccctacgcaccatctgttcaacaacttcaaagccgcatacggcACGGTCGACCATGACGAGCTATTGAAAATCGTGTACGAGAACGGCAGTGCTGTATGCGGATTTCGGGAGAATTGTcaagttcattcgaatcacgcaaggggcttcgacaaggcattatgttcaacgtggcgctagacgGTGTTATTCGATGAGCGGTGGGCGTAATGcgaggcacgattttcaacagatacagttaacttatctgctttgtcgACGACATTGACATAtttagtcggcagatcatctgggGCGGGGGAGAAAATCTACCGCAAattgaaacgcgaagcaggaaggattagGTTGATGCAAAATACGTCCTAGACGAATGTTGGCCTGCGGGTCCGAGTTCGACCGAGCCCGCTTGTCCGGCAATATCAAAGTCaagatcgacggcgacgagctggagatagtcgaagactttgtctatctcggctcactcactggtgaccgcaggcAATAACCACAGCCATGAGATTCGGCGGTGAATGATAAGCGAAAGTCGtgtctactatggactccacaagcaactctCGTGACCAACCCCGGTAGCCCATCTTAGGCTAGGCACCAGACAAGCAGGGACACAACGCAAGTAGAGTATCTTCTTCATGTCACCGCAAGTCGGGCAGATTGATTCGAATCTCTGATGATACTTCAAGAACCATTCGTGGTCAGTCAAGAATAACGTCATGTCTAATAGTTAGCTTCACAGTGTTTTCGCATCATCCTGACGTTTAGGTTCAAaagatgggtccaccttcctttCGTTTAGCTATCCTACAGCTGCTTTCAGTTAGCAATCGTTTGAGGAACTTTCCTAGCGATGTTTCCTGATATAGGTATCCCTGATCCATCGGAATTTTGGAGTCCTTGGCATCCGCCATACCCGTCTCTCGAATGATTTGATCGATGTACTGCTGCTGGTTCACGAAGAAATCGGCTTTCTCGTCTCGCTGAACCTCAATTCCGAGATAGTAGCGGATGTCTCCGAGCTCACTTAGTTCGAAGCAGCTATCAAAGTTTCGTAAAGCTCATTTTCCGCGCTGGGTACTACCACCAGCCATCAACGTACACCAGCACGTAACAAGCTTTTCTGTCCTATACCTTCCGATAGAGACATGGATCCGCTTTGCAGCGCTGTAAACCCTGCTTGCAAAGCGCGGAATACAGCTTGGAATTCCACCGGCTTCGAAAAGTAAACACCGGGCTCGTTCAACGATAGACCGGTTGACTTGCTCCACAGATGAACTTGCTCAGCCAATCCATTTTGCTCCGGGGTGTGATCGGTGAATGTTTGGTGTTTGATGCCAAGTCGTTCcaaaaagttttggaaaccaAGATTTGTGTACTCCTTTCCATTGTTCGTTCGAATGGACTGTGGAAGGACTGGAACGCTTGCAGCACCTCGGACTCGGACTTCGTCGCCAAAAAATAGACGAAGATCTTCCTGGATTTATCGTCcgcaaatttgatgtttttgtagCGATTCTTTCCAATCGAAGGTTCCTTCATCGACCCGCAAACGTCTGAATAGACCACCTCAAGCACCTCGCTCGCTCGTGAATACAGTTCTCGACAATTTGGCTAACGGAGAGCAAGTTTGTCGAGAAACCCGGAGTGAACTGGACATTTTGACCTTTGATTTCACCTTGGTAGACTCGTGACTTCAGTTTCGTATCCCCGATGGACACAACATCCATCGCTTCTTGATTGGAAGCATCCACTGTATCACTTCCTCGGCACCTACTCTCGATCCGATTTTCGTCGTTGGTTAAATGGGATGTGGCCCTTGAGTCGAAGTACCACTCAACATTTCGAGCTTGATCTACCGTCGACAGCACCATGCAAAACGAGTTGTCCTTTCTGACTCCTTTCCGGTTCCTCTTTGGGCAATTCCTGGCAATGTGTCCGACCTTCGAACACGCATGGTATCTCGGACCTTTCGGCTCTTCGCTGTGGGACTTCAATTCATGATGACTTCTCGGTTGGGTTTGAGAATTGTGTTGGACCTTCCGGTAGTTCTTGTTAACGAGTGCAGAACCTACCGCTGGATCCTCGTATTCTTGGTTTTGATGAGATCACCTTTGATCGCCGATCCACAATTCTCGAGCTTCGTGCTGATCAAGTTTCTGAGCAAACCAGAGAGCGTTCCGTGCCGGAATCTTCAAACGCTCTCTCAAGAATCGACCAGACCTCATATGCAGTATGGGCTTCCTGAACATAATCGGATCTAAAAGTAGGATTATCTTGGCCTTCGCCTTGCGATTTTTTCTAGGATCAATCGTTTGCCTCGCATCGGTAGCAGTTACGGTCGGCTTCACCACATCCCACAGCTCCTCCATTTCCAGGTATGTACGCACGGCAAACTTCCAACTGGACCAGTTGTCGTGCCCTGTTAGCCTTTGGATTCCGGGTACACTTGAGATTGAAGCGCTTAGACCATCACCACCGCCAGAACTTCCAATTGCAGAAAATATCTTCGGTTATTCAAATCTTTCtgactgggcccataacctcttGAAGTATGGTGTTTCGGCAGAGTTCAAGAAGACACGTCTTTGAAGATTAAAGTTGTATTTGtgaatgaaagaaaaacttaAGAGCTAATGACATTGGAGTATCTTGATTGCTGTGATTAGTTTCATCTGCAACACTTTCCTCCGTGTGATAAAATTTGGTATTACCAGCATCcaccaggtttttttttttatttatttggttcTTAGGATTTTAATATCTGGATGTCATTTATCCCTCACatccaggcgcggtcctatgggggggggggggtgatcggggtgatcaccccccccccaagcggcaaaaaaccgttagaaAAAACCCacaaaagctcgaatttctattacaagttgaaacttttcttagtagatgtgcttttcaattttcaaaattttccactccgtgggggtgattattccacaaaaaagtgaatttatCACAAgaggctcaatattgaaaaaagtcggtccaccaaactcaagcagctgtaacttgcgaTTTACTGGActaaattataccaaataacttttgttgataagtaacTCTACAAAGGTGTGGTTTTTAGTGTTGATTTCTAAATGGCTATTAATGAAATGtaaggacaattttttttaaactgtcactaattttcttgatatgcctaaattaacactaaacataccgacactttgtatatacctattcataccgcgagttttcgctaaaactcccttgtttctcaaccgatttctaccaaacttatagttttgaaaagcttataattcgactcaaatatgtttctcagacaattttcagcttcaatcaataactttaaagttattcacagtacaagaaaaattttatgaaaaaacatgcttcaagaaaaaggttgtaaatcagttattaagtgctcgaaaaaaaattcacttagtgcatgagaaagctgaagttagaagctatatgttgcacatatggaacattttttttaaattttctaagatcatggccataaaaaatgtaaaaaagttgtgtaaaacccgtacttttcaatcaatcaaccgccaatgctgttcctgttacagtagaaaattttgaaaaagtgaattaaaaagtagacgtaatttgtcacattttggcatctttagaatttttaaatactgaatacataatttttgacagcttttcaaaggtatagttgttttgcgaactttttattaatctggattttctgaaacaatccctacacccaaattcagctttgcactggattttgagtacgttaacgtatagtttaggcaataaaactatatgcaaaagaaagcaaatttcatgccggttcttttgatgtaactgcattggcagtgcaatgctttacaaaaatataataaatatatttctgaaagtaaaactagaaaaattgagctaatgcttgtttgttttttcgtttcttttcatccgtcttcgtgtgcaaaatagctttgagatatcaccacccactgcgcccgtctgccaagcaagaatttgtgctgaattttcaaaattcagaaactacctcactgttttatttatcatatttttgtcaagcatcgcaccgccaatgtagttacgtcactagaaccggtatgaaattttctttcttttgcatataatttcTTTGCAtaaaccttacgataacatactcaaaatccagtgcaaagctgaatttaggtgtaggaattgtatcaaaaatccgaattgatgaaatatttgaaaaacagctacctttgaaaattcgtcataaattatgtatttcgtattttaaaaaatctaaagatgccaaaatgtgacaaattacgtcaacattccaactcattttttgaaaattttctactgtaacaggaacagctttggcggttgattgattgaaaagtacgggttttacacaacttttttacattttttatggccatgatcttaaaaaaaaattgattaaaatttccgtatgtgcaacatatagtttctaacttcagctttctcatgcactaagtgaaatttttttcgagcactaaataacggatttatagcaattttcctgaagcatgttttttcataaaaaatttcttggacttaacacaactttgaaataattgattgtagctgaaaactgtccgagaaacatatttgagtcacattataggcttttcaaaaatataaacttcaaagaaatcggttgagaaaaaagaaagtttcagcgaaaacagtgtaaaccgtcatttgaccgctcgtggtatgaataggtataccacatgcgttattcgaaaaccacggaggatattatagattcgctggttgttttataaaaggatgtgtAAGTTATGTAGAAGGATATTGAAATGAATATTAAGAGaaactttgataaagttttcactattcatctcttgtttcatccttttttaaatacatgctgttcagtgaaattcatgGGTGAAGGAGGAGCAGTGTGCAGCTTGTATTGTAGACTTATTTGAAACTGACCATTCCCCCCTCCCTCACAATCCCTCCCCCTTATGTCGATCACTCaaatgatcgttttttcaccagatataaacgttcctttatattgactgatttttgaaaattgaaaaatcacccccccccaagagccaactctaggaccgcccctgctcACATCCAGTTGTACGTTGCAGACTTACTAGAATACTATAGTAGAGTTTGATCTCTCGGCTGCTGCATTGCTCGGTCCAGTTGTTGAAGTCCCCAGAAATATCCTGGGACTTCTACCCGTGGATTCCTCGACGATTTTATCGAGCATACTGCCAAACTTTTCCACGGACCACCTCGAAGATGCATAGCAACTACAGGAGAAAACCCGTTCTCCAATATCATCCAGCCCGACGCTTTTATTGTGGCTCCAGTGACTATAGTAGACTCGTTCTTGGACGAACAATTATGCGAGTTTATGGTTTACTTACGAATCTTAGAGTTCTTTCGCAGATGGGGCTtgcgatatagctcagttggcatatcagttgcttcctgagtcgatatccgtgagttcgagcccaagagtaaacatcgatcacagttgtaccggataagtttttcaatgactgtccgccaactgcatcgttgatatacaTAAGTcccgaatgacataaagatgttaaaacgactataatcgaaaaaagagtaGTTTTGCATTCTTCAATAATTCTTAACATGGACAAGGCTTGTAATGGACTCTggttttctcataaaaaaacatCCCCTTTTTTAACATTGCTTacgattaaattttattaatcatAATCATGTCTCAGTACATCGATTGTTAACATAAAATGGTGGTGTAGACGCGGCAGAATGGCGAGTGTGTATACATGTTACATAAGTAATATTGAACTTAATTGTTTCATCATTTATGATTTATCTATACGGTTTTGTCTAAACCATCAACAATCATCAGGTTTTTCGGTTTTATTTCCGCTATCAATTCGCACTAAATTTGTTACGTTACAATGCacactgtttgtttttttctttgttataTCTAAAAATGCAATTGGTGTAGTACAATAATGAATGAGACCGAATCTGCTTTCTCTCTCTGTCTAAGACAAGGGTGAGTGGAAAAGGGAGATGAAGTACTTAAAGAAGTAGATTTGTTTATACAATCAACATTACACACCCATTCAgcgcttctattttttttttgtttgtttaaaataatgccTTCCAATCGACAGGAACCAGCTGTACAGCACACAAAATTAATGctgaaggtttcttagtactgtGTAAAAATAACtaactaaattaaatttgtataaaaacataTAGGCATAATTACAACCGAACATAATTGGAAATGTTTTAAGTTTTCAGTTCTCATTCCGGCGGAAGTTCCGCCGGAAGTGATGTGGATAAGCGTAAGATTAACGAATAAGTTAGTATTAGTTACAACAATGCGCAGGCTTTTTCTGGTCGGCTAGTTTTACACAATTATTGTTCCCGTCGCTTGAGAATGTCAAACAGAACATCTTGGGAATCATGTTCGCCCGGATCGCTGTCGTCGGAAATGTAGTTCCGATTGTTGACCACCAGATGGTCCGAATCGTCCGCATCCGGGGCATCATTGACCAGAAGAGGTCGATGTTGGTGGCCAGCCTTGAATCGAGCCGTGAC
This sequence is a window from Uranotaenia lowii strain MFRU-FL chromosome 3, ASM2978415v1, whole genome shotgun sequence. Protein-coding genes within it:
- the LOC129755063 gene encoding valine--tRNA ligase — translated: MFQLFFLGNSGFIRKSFTVAIRHTYLTGFNRRFSAIKALEPAYQPAAVESRNAEVGSKKVDPGKGSRREKFSLLFPPPNVTGDLHLGHALTCTIQDALIRWHRKQGRECVWIPGMDHAGIATQVVVEKRLLKERGLSRHDLGREEFSKEVWKWKQEKSDSIKHNLIRMSCSMDWEREYFTMDERQSVAVKEAFIRLFEDGFIYRDKSLVNWSCSLESAISDIEVDNVEINGPTLLDVPGYKKKVKFGEMVDIAYKVQDSKEEIIISTTRPETMLGDVAVAVNPNDGRYDHLKNNRTMLWHPFRKEEIPLIFDESIDPEFGTGAVKITPAHDKYDYDMAKKHRLPLVEVIDSKGQILEGFGSFGSLPRYEARQKMLDYLATQYLLRDVKPHSMILPVCSRSKDIIEFLLRPQWFVRCKEMSQRAVQAVEAGHLEIIPKQFEKDWFRWLENCHDWCISRQLWWGHRIPVFEAKTNTGSTWIAAKCLDEANSKAQVALNTSDFTIEQDPDVLDTWFSSSLLPFSSLGWPKPSFDQERFYPLDLMETGHDILFFWVARMVMLGQQLTNQLPFKRILLHGVICDENGRKMSKSLGNVIKPEQVIHGASQQQLAEEIETSHRQGVLTSSELKKSLAGQRKMFPNGIPECGTDALRFTLCSSNIKNHFINFNIQECHTNKLFFNKIWQAVRYTLSSVEKFNQAELWLQRSEKDSLSEMDQWILSRLSNTMVTFESAMKTFNFHLATAALKTFFYNNFCDVYLETTKVNMRQEANAIDAAKNHCRVLHYCLRHGLSHLEVFTPFLAAELQSHLPASQEECHPSEWINQPLENEINQLLEICQSIRQAKAEAPVPIARKHRPVLHILSKTDQLTSLLQRHLANVQQLTLCDGVQLHRSEDSFEKLSFTANSTASHECCFGVVTNLTGSQENADQKRGTGVSKKLLKLESELDRLLATVNNEGYRTRANESVQKKHSEKINQLRLQIDNMRKLAI